A section of the Scleropages formosus chromosome 16, fSclFor1.1, whole genome shotgun sequence genome encodes:
- the LOC108933552 gene encoding equilibrative nucleoside transporter 1-like isoform X1 yields MATCNAPQDKYNAVWLIFFILGLGTLLPWNFFMTATMYFRSRLRDPSAEVASQMMSNGTTVGVDTQSVLESKFNNVMTLCAMVPLLVFTCLNSILHQRIPQKVRITGSLTAILGVFLMTAIIVKVELEPLPFFVITMIKIVCINSFGAVLQGSLFGMAGLLPTSYTAPIMSGQGLAGTFAAFSMICALASGSELQDSSFGYFITACLVILLAIASYLTLPKMEFFQYYQKNKAKSTYHDDNKMELMKKDSPESPVTLSPTDKDSTPKVSLLTIFRKIWLTAFSVCFAFTVTIGIFPALTADVKSTIANGSAWDIYFIPVSCFLLFNIMDWAGRSLTAVCLWPGKNSKLLPLLLLARMLFVPLFMLCNVQPRSNLPVFFSHDAWFIFFMILFAFSNGYLASLCMCFGPKKVEAHEAETAGAIMAFFLSLGLALGASISFVFRGLI; encoded by the exons ATGGCTACATGTAATGCTCCTCAAGACAA GTACAATGCTGTGTGGCTGATATTCTTCATTCTTGGTTTGGGAACTCTCCTGCCATGGAACTTCTTTATGACTGCAACcatg TACTTTAGAAGCCGTTTGCGAGACCCTTCGGCAGAGGTTGCAAGTCAAATGATGAGCAATGGAACCACTGTAGGTGTGGACACTCAAAGTGTACTGGAATCAAAGTTCAACAATGTGATGACACTCTGCGCTATGGTTCCCCTGCTGGTCTTCACTTGCCTTAACTCCATTCTACACCAACg caTTCCCCAGAAGGTGCGGATCACAGGCAGCCTGACAGCAATCCTGGGGGTTTTTCTAATGACAGCTATAATAGTGAAAGTGGAACTTGAGCCCCTACCTTTCTTTGTGATCACCATGATCAAGATTGTTTGCATTAACT CATTTGGAGCCGTACTGCAGGGCAGCCTCTTCGGCATGGCGGGCTTGCTTCCTACATCCTACACTGCTCCCATCATGAGCGGTCAAGGCCTTGCTGGCACTTTTGCAGCCTTCTCCATGATCTGTGCTCTTGCAA GTGGCTCAGAACTGCAGGACAGCAGTTTTGGGTACTTTATCACAGCCTGCCTTGTCATCCTTCTGGCCATTGCATCTTACCTAACCCTACCCAAGATG GAGTTTTTCCAGTATTATCAGAAGAATAAAGCAAAATCTACCTATCACGATGACAATAAAATGGAACTAATGAAGAAAG ATTCTCCAGAGAGTCCAGTGACCCTCAGTCCTACAGACAAAGACTCCACTCCCAAAGTGTCCCTGCTCACCATCTTCAGGAAG ATCTGGTTGACAGCtttctctgtgtgctttgcCTTCACTGTCACCATTGGCATTTTCCCCGCACTGACTGCAGATGTGAAGTCAACAATTGCGAATGGTAGTGCTTGGG ATATATATTTCATTCCTGTTTcatgttttctgcttttcaatATAATGGACTGGGCTGGAAGAAGCTTGACTGCTGTGTGTCTATGG CCAGGGAAGAACAGCAAACTTCTGCCATTACTTCTGTTGGCACGCATGCTTTTTGTTCCACTCTTCATGCTCTGCAACGTTCAGCCCAGGAGCAACTTGCCCGTTTTCTTTTCACACGACGCCTGGTTCATCTTCTTCATGATCCTCTTCGCCTTCTCAAACGGTTACCTGGCCAGCCTTTGCATGTGCTTCGGGCCCAA GAAAGTGGAAGCCCatgaagcagaaacagctggagCCATCATGGCCTTCTTCCTGTCTTTGGGTTTGGCCTTGGGAGCTTCAATATCCTTTGTTTTCCGAGGGCTCATTTAG
- the LOC108933552 gene encoding equilibrative nucleoside transporter 1-like isoform X2, with the protein MATCNAPQDKYNAVWLIFFILGLGTLLPWNFFMTATMYFRSRLRDPSAEVASQMMSNGTTVGVDTQSVLESKFNNVMTLCAMVPLLVFTCLNSILHQRIPQKVRITGSLTAILGVFLMTAIIVKVELEPLPFFVITMIKIVCINSFGAVLQGSLFGMAGLLPTSYTAPIMSGQGLAGTFAAFSMICALASGSELQDSSFGYFITACLVILLAIASYLTLPKMEFFQYYQKNKAKSTYHDDNKMELMKKESPVTLSPTDKDSTPKVSLLTIFRKIWLTAFSVCFAFTVTIGIFPALTADVKSTIANGSAWDIYFIPVSCFLLFNIMDWAGRSLTAVCLWPGKNSKLLPLLLLARMLFVPLFMLCNVQPRSNLPVFFSHDAWFIFFMILFAFSNGYLASLCMCFGPKKVEAHEAETAGAIMAFFLSLGLALGASISFVFRGLI; encoded by the exons ATGGCTACATGTAATGCTCCTCAAGACAA GTACAATGCTGTGTGGCTGATATTCTTCATTCTTGGTTTGGGAACTCTCCTGCCATGGAACTTCTTTATGACTGCAACcatg TACTTTAGAAGCCGTTTGCGAGACCCTTCGGCAGAGGTTGCAAGTCAAATGATGAGCAATGGAACCACTGTAGGTGTGGACACTCAAAGTGTACTGGAATCAAAGTTCAACAATGTGATGACACTCTGCGCTATGGTTCCCCTGCTGGTCTTCACTTGCCTTAACTCCATTCTACACCAACg caTTCCCCAGAAGGTGCGGATCACAGGCAGCCTGACAGCAATCCTGGGGGTTTTTCTAATGACAGCTATAATAGTGAAAGTGGAACTTGAGCCCCTACCTTTCTTTGTGATCACCATGATCAAGATTGTTTGCATTAACT CATTTGGAGCCGTACTGCAGGGCAGCCTCTTCGGCATGGCGGGCTTGCTTCCTACATCCTACACTGCTCCCATCATGAGCGGTCAAGGCCTTGCTGGCACTTTTGCAGCCTTCTCCATGATCTGTGCTCTTGCAA GTGGCTCAGAACTGCAGGACAGCAGTTTTGGGTACTTTATCACAGCCTGCCTTGTCATCCTTCTGGCCATTGCATCTTACCTAACCCTACCCAAGATG GAGTTTTTCCAGTATTATCAGAAGAATAAAGCAAAATCTACCTATCACGATGACAATAAAATGGAACTAATGAAGAAAG AGAGTCCAGTGACCCTCAGTCCTACAGACAAAGACTCCACTCCCAAAGTGTCCCTGCTCACCATCTTCAGGAAG ATCTGGTTGACAGCtttctctgtgtgctttgcCTTCACTGTCACCATTGGCATTTTCCCCGCACTGACTGCAGATGTGAAGTCAACAATTGCGAATGGTAGTGCTTGGG ATATATATTTCATTCCTGTTTcatgttttctgcttttcaatATAATGGACTGGGCTGGAAGAAGCTTGACTGCTGTGTGTCTATGG CCAGGGAAGAACAGCAAACTTCTGCCATTACTTCTGTTGGCACGCATGCTTTTTGTTCCACTCTTCATGCTCTGCAACGTTCAGCCCAGGAGCAACTTGCCCGTTTTCTTTTCACACGACGCCTGGTTCATCTTCTTCATGATCCTCTTCGCCTTCTCAAACGGTTACCTGGCCAGCCTTTGCATGTGCTTCGGGCCCAA GAAAGTGGAAGCCCatgaagcagaaacagctggagCCATCATGGCCTTCTTCCTGTCTTTGGGTTTGGCCTTGGGAGCTTCAATATCCTTTGTTTTCCGAGGGCTCATTTAG